One Mesorhizobium loti genomic window carries:
- a CDS encoding TM2 domain protein, whose protein sequence is MAFRKSIRLAPGVRLNVGKKGVSVSAGPRGFKTTVGMSGRTTTVGIPGTGFSHTSRKGRSRNGEASLPQIAALASVDTVSEPVQTSPGRRWVGWAIVLFIAVCLLAQYSG, encoded by the coding sequence GTGGCGTTTCGTAAATCGATTCGGCTCGCGCCGGGCGTGCGGCTCAACGTCGGTAAGAAGGGTGTAAGCGTTTCCGCCGGGCCGCGCGGCTTCAAAACAACGGTCGGGATGTCGGGGCGGACGACAACGGTCGGTATCCCCGGTACCGGGTTTTCTCACACGTCGCGCAAGGGCAGGAGCCGCAACGGCGAAGCGTCGCTGCCCCAGATCGCCGCGCTCGCCAGCGTCGACACAGTGTCTGAACCGGTTCAGACGTCGCCGGGGCGACGCTGGGTAGGATGGGCTATCGTGCTTTTCATAGCCGTTTGCTTGTTGGCGCAGTATTCGGGCTAA
- a CDS encoding site-specific recombinase, DNA invertase Pin codes for MLAGGGGAPARTTTTGVAGRLREAQRRRPRGAMRGRPADTERNDAIIAMLRKGQSWNTILKATNCSRSTLAKLAKRPE; via the coding sequence ATGCTCGCAGGAGGGGGAGGGGCCCCCGCAAGGACTACGACGACCGGCGTCGCAGGCAGGCTCAGGGAAGCGCAACGGCGAAGGCCGAGGGGCGCAATGAGGGGCCGGCCCGCCGACACCGAACGCAACGACGCCATCATAGCCATGCTTCGGAAGGGTCAGAGCTGGAACACCATCCTGAAGGCGACAAACTGCTCACGCTCGACGCTCGCAAAGCTCGCCAAGCGCCCCGAATGA
- a CDS encoding glycosyltransferase, giving the protein MANREIWIDAAKGVGILLVVAAHIAGAGTGSWDPIFADSVFLFHMPLFFVVSGYVYKPASSAELFWKKVSSLAVPYVAFLVVLTLAVISRRILLGDIPSRWQLREMVVNDVLGGMRLWRDFAVFWFVTCLFFTQLIYNQIANWARSPRSARMLGFVALCVALGYAIAFEWPMNRSPWAVAAVPIALCCYWFGHLLRTYQFRSPTRLIFIAIVGRLALAAAGRGADIQFNMKYSIFGPPVLGLLIALSLSLALLMAVQQAAKFKTFAAPMAKLGEASLVIMFLHQFFQFSLRDLGVSNEAAIFMVAVSGPFAIHLILKRSPRLSPWFLGTGAGTPGRAIAWLKNGVGWRVAKYRDDTIRFAKPYVAQFLIALRWPVRAKGRPHGLPGDLIVSLTSYPKRFETLHLTLRCLLSQTVVPDRVVLWLTSEHAAQLPPSVTDLKAHGLEIRFCKDIRSYKKIIPALLAFPKAYIVTADDDVYYGQRWLEELVERAGESTIVCHRGHSVAFDDAGQIAPYSNWSYDVSDTPNMLFPTGVGGVLYGPKSLSPEAVDEDKFIELCPQGDDIWLFWMGRRVGSRYIKTQKRWVEFPWKGSQDSALHLTNVGTGMNDEQIRKVTSHFGLPSSTRLSSSQLKSLPCTTEEMVTRILKEIDSKGVLTPDDCRLFWTKGTAGGD; this is encoded by the coding sequence ATGGCGAACCGGGAAATTTGGATTGATGCCGCCAAGGGCGTTGGCATTCTCCTTGTGGTGGCGGCCCACATCGCCGGCGCGGGGACCGGATCTTGGGATCCCATCTTCGCCGACTCCGTGTTTCTATTTCACATGCCCCTGTTCTTCGTCGTCTCCGGTTACGTCTACAAGCCTGCCTCAAGTGCCGAGCTATTTTGGAAGAAAGTCTCCAGTCTGGCCGTACCATACGTAGCGTTCCTGGTGGTTTTGACGCTTGCGGTCATATCCAGGAGAATTCTGCTCGGCGATATTCCCTCCCGCTGGCAGCTACGAGAAATGGTCGTCAACGACGTCTTGGGAGGCATGCGCCTCTGGCGTGATTTCGCCGTTTTTTGGTTCGTAACCTGCCTCTTCTTTACCCAGCTTATTTACAATCAGATCGCGAATTGGGCGAGAAGTCCTCGCAGCGCCCGGATGCTGGGATTCGTCGCGTTGTGCGTCGCTCTAGGCTACGCGATTGCATTCGAATGGCCAATGAATCGCTCGCCTTGGGCGGTCGCAGCAGTGCCGATCGCGCTCTGCTGCTATTGGTTTGGTCATCTGCTTAGGACGTATCAATTCCGCTCGCCAACTCGACTGATTTTCATTGCGATTGTAGGAAGGCTGGCCCTGGCCGCGGCAGGACGCGGGGCCGACATCCAGTTCAACATGAAATATTCAATTTTCGGCCCGCCCGTGCTGGGGCTTCTGATTGCTTTGTCTCTGTCCCTGGCCTTGCTAATGGCGGTGCAGCAAGCAGCCAAATTCAAAACGTTTGCAGCGCCCATGGCGAAGCTGGGTGAAGCCTCGCTGGTGATCATGTTCCTGCATCAATTTTTCCAATTTTCTCTTCGTGACCTTGGTGTTTCCAACGAGGCGGCGATCTTTATGGTGGCAGTCTCCGGTCCTTTCGCGATCCACCTGATTTTGAAACGATCCCCGCGGCTATCACCGTGGTTCTTAGGGACCGGAGCCGGCACACCGGGTCGCGCAATTGCATGGCTCAAAAATGGGGTTGGCTGGCGCGTCGCAAAGTATCGAGATGATACTATTCGCTTTGCCAAGCCATACGTCGCCCAATTTCTGATTGCTTTGCGATGGCCGGTTCGAGCAAAGGGCCGGCCGCATGGGCTGCCTGGCGATTTGATCGTCTCGCTAACTTCATATCCTAAACGTTTCGAGACCCTGCATCTGACGCTGCGCTGTCTCTTGTCGCAGACGGTCGTCCCGGACCGCGTCGTCTTGTGGCTTACTTCTGAGCATGCGGCGCAGCTGCCACCCTCAGTTACGGACCTAAAAGCCCATGGCCTTGAGATCCGTTTTTGTAAGGATATTCGTTCTTACAAGAAGATTATTCCTGCGTTGCTGGCGTTTCCTAAAGCCTACATCGTGACAGCAGATGACGATGTCTACTATGGTCAGCGGTGGCTCGAAGAGCTTGTCGAAAGGGCTGGAGAAAGCACCATCGTTTGTCATCGGGGCCACTCGGTTGCATTCGATGATGCGGGGCAAATCGCGCCTTATAGCAATTGGTCATATGACGTCTCCGACACGCCCAATATGCTCTTTCCCACCGGCGTGGGAGGGGTTCTCTATGGCCCAAAGTCACTATCACCAGAAGCGGTCGACGAAGACAAGTTCATCGAACTCTGTCCCCAAGGTGATGATATCTGGCTGTTCTGGATGGGCCGGCGGGTCGGCAGCAGATACATAAAGACGCAAAAGCGCTGGGTAGAATTCCCCTGGAAAGGATCGCAGGATTCCGCTCTGCATTTGACCAACGTCGGGACCGGCATGAATGACGAGCAGATCCGCAAGGTCACGAGCCACTTTGGCCTTCCTTCATCGACACGACTTTCTTCTTCCCAGCTGAAAAGCCTTCCTTGCACAACTGAAGAAATGGTCACAAGGATCCTGAAAGAAATCGATTCGAAAGGGGTGCTGACACCCGACGATTGCCGGCTTTTTTGGACCAAAGGCACCGCCGGAGGCGACTAG
- a CDS encoding Binding-protein-dependent transport systems inner membrane component: MGYRAFHSRLLVGAVFGLNGARQQIMSSQKALAVLLWRFWQHDMIGSLLMAVLGAFLLLR; encoded by the coding sequence ATGGGCTATCGTGCTTTTCATAGCCGTTTGCTTGTTGGCGCAGTATTCGGGCTAAACGGCGCGAGACAACAAATCATGTCATCCCAGAAGGCGCTCGCAGTCCTGCTCTGGCGCTTCTGGCAGCACGACATGATCGGATCGCTCCTGATGGCCGTGCTAGGTGCGTTCCTGCTGCTGCGCTAG
- a CDS encoding Probable cytochrome c-type biogenesis protein has protein sequence MNTKIEIQSQQNFTGAGSAGVLMFLGGPILSGIAYSEMLGATYGSMTGYWITIWLGAIAFQVGCVFMLVGRKYDHEVVVHPTQVAATKKGEPAEWN, from the coding sequence ATGAACACGAAGATCGAAATACAGAGCCAGCAGAATTTCACTGGTGCCGGCAGCGCCGGCGTCCTCATGTTCCTGGGCGGGCCAATCCTCAGCGGCATTGCATATAGCGAGATGTTGGGAGCTACCTACGGTTCGATGACGGGGTACTGGATCACTATTTGGCTCGGGGCAATCGCCTTTCAGGTCGGCTGCGTCTTCATGCTGGTCGGGAGAAAGTATGATCATGAAGTGGTCGTGCACCCGACACAGGTAGCGGCAACAAAGAAGGGCGAGCCTGCCGAGTGGAATTGA